The following proteins come from a genomic window of Cydia pomonella isolate Wapato2018A chromosome 28, ilCydPomo1, whole genome shotgun sequence:
- the LOC133532939 gene encoding zinc finger protein OZF-like, which translates to MSLEEIRIKEEDKCIKEEPQSDIDHDLSTAGLDPEVRVKADSECATDIPESKEDTDDVRRDEVKNELDLACELLRQIEIAHIALDSLSETRIKEETNPEFSCCIKQIVQQECVVKLERIPIYSLKKSQRYSFARLTLTHTENDKKTRKKCNKNTLQVAKKVYICNTCSKPFAWRDTIIKHLLNKVCNKSKKSNICDICQKKFPYPSSLRNHMVTHSGEKLFKCELCGTKCATKKSLKHHVLNHMNDRSFSCDICFRKFDYEKYLIRHKLSHSDEKPFECEICGKRMKYKKSLDDHLETHGIYSKKLFSCDFCESKFSRKSHLAIHERSHTGEKPFPCEVCKKSFTSNSVLTSHKRIHTGEKPYPCDMCPMRFTTSGRLSFHKQKHLKAKYEGSVGSKYYV; encoded by the exons ATGTCGCTGGAGGAAATACGTATAAAAGAAGAAGACAAATGCATAAAAGAGGAGCCTCAGAGTGATATTGACCATGATCTAAGCACAGCCGGGCTGGACCCTGAAGTGCGTGTAAAGGCAGATTCTGAATGTGCCACAGATATACCAGAGAGCAAAGAGGATACAGACGATGTGAGACGGGATGAAGTGAAGAATGAGCTTGACCTGGCATGTGAACTGTTACGTCAGATTGAAATTGCCCACA TTGCACTGGACTCTTTGTCTGAAACACGGATTAAAGAAGAGACAAATCCGGAGTTCTCATGTTGTATCAAGCAAATAGTGCAGCAGGAGTGTGTTGTCAAACTGGAGCGTATTCCTATTTATAGTTTGAAGAAATCTCAACGCTATTCATTTGCCAGGTTAACACTTACTCATACAGAAAATGAcaagaaaacaagaaaaaaatgcaACAAAAACACCCTTCAAGTTGCGAAGAAAGTTTACATTTGTAATACATGCAGCAAACCATTTGCATGGAGAGATACAATTATCAAACACTTACTAAATAAAGTGTGTAACAAAAGTAAGAAatcaaatatttgtgacatATGTCAAAAGAAGTTTCCGTACCCTTCGTCTTTACGTAATCATATGGTAACTCATTCAGGGGAGAAACTTTTCAAGTGTGAACTGTGTGGAACGAAGTGTGCCACTAAGAAATCCTTGAAACATCATGTGCTTAATCACATGAATGACCGTTCATTTTCTTGTGATATATGTTTCAGGAAATTTGActacgaaaaatatttaatcagaCATAAACTTTCTCACTCGGACGAGAAACCTTTTGAATGTGAAATTTGTGGAAAGCgaatgaaatacaaaaaaagtttgGATGACCATTTAGAAACGCACGGAATTTACAGTAAAAAGTTGTTTTCCTGCGACTTTTGTGAAAGTAAGTTTAGTCGAAAGTCACATTTGGCTATACATGAGAGGTCACACACTGGTGAGAAGCCTTTTCCATGTGAAGTTTGCAAAAAGAGTTTTACTTCAAACTCGGTGTTAACAAGCCATAAGAGAATACACACTGGGGAAAAACCTTATCCCTGCGATATGTGCCCAATGCGGTTCACAACAAGTGGAAGATTGAGTTTCCATAAGCAGAAGCATTTGAAAGCGAAGTATGAAGGTTCAGTCGGGAGCAAGTATTACGTGTAG